One Nomascus leucogenys isolate Asia chromosome 22a, Asia_NLE_v1, whole genome shotgun sequence DNA segment encodes these proteins:
- the GPSM3 gene encoding G-protein-signaling modulator 3 isoform X1 codes for MEAERPQEEEDGEQGPPQDEEGWPPPNSTTRPWRSAPPSPPPPGTRHTALGPRSASLLSLQTELLLDLVADAQSRRLEEQRATFYTPQNPPSLAPAPLRPLEDREQLYSTILSHQCQRMEAQRSEPPLPPGGQELLELLLRVQGGGRMEEQRSRPPTHTC; via the exons ATGGAGGCTGAGAGACCCCAGGAAGAAGAGGATGGTGAGCAG GGCCCCCCTCAGGATGAGGAAGGCTGGCCCCCTCCAAACTCCACCACTCGGCCTTGGCGATCTGCTCCTCcgtcccctcctcctccagggacCCGCCACACAG ccctgggaCCCCGCTCGGCCTCCCTGCTCTCCCTGCAGACTGAGCTCCTTCTGGACCTGGTGGCTGACGCCCAGTCCCGCCGCCTGGAGGAGCAGAGGGCCACCTTCTACACCCCCCAAAACCCCCCAAGCCTAGCCCCTGCCCCACTCCGTCCTCTCGAGGACAGAGAACAGCTTTACAGCACCATCCTCAGTCACCAG TGCCAGCGGATGGAAGCCCAGCGGTCAgagcctcccctccctccagggGGACAAGAGCTCCTGGAGTTGCTGCTGAGAGTTCAGGGTGGGGGTCGAATGGAGGAGCAAAGGTCCCggccccccacacacacctgcTGA
- the GPSM3 gene encoding G-protein-signaling modulator 3 isoform X2: MVSRAPLRMRKAGPLQTPPLGLGDLLLRPLLLQGPATQTELLLDLVADAQSRRLEEQRATFYTPQNPPSLAPAPLRPLEDREQLYSTILSHQCQRMEAQRSEPPLPPGGQELLELLLRVQGGGRMEEQRSRPPTHTC, translated from the exons ATGGTGAGCAG GGCCCCCCTCAGGATGAGGAAGGCTGGCCCCCTCCAAACTCCACCACTCGGCCTTGGCGATCTGCTCCTCcgtcccctcctcctccagggacCCGCCACACAG ACTGAGCTCCTTCTGGACCTGGTGGCTGACGCCCAGTCCCGCCGCCTGGAGGAGCAGAGGGCCACCTTCTACACCCCCCAAAACCCCCCAAGCCTAGCCCCTGCCCCACTCCGTCCTCTCGAGGACAGAGAACAGCTTTACAGCACCATCCTCAGTCACCAG TGCCAGCGGATGGAAGCCCAGCGGTCAgagcctcccctccctccagggGGACAAGAGCTCCTGGAGTTGCTGCTGAGAGTTCAGGGTGGGGGTCGAATGGAGGAGCAAAGGTCCCggccccccacacacacctgcTGA
- the NOTCH4 gene encoding neurogenic locus notch homolog protein 4, whose product MQPPSLLLLLLCVSVVITRGLLCGSFPEPCANGGTCLSLSLGQGTCQCAPGFLGETCQFPDPCQNAQLCQNGGSCQALLPAPLGLPSSPSPLTPSFLCTCLPGFTGERCQAQLEGPCPPSFCSKRGRCHIQASGRPQCSCMPGWTGEQCQLRDFCSANPCVNGGVCLATYPQIQCHCPSGFEGHACERDVNECFQDPGPCPKGTSCHNTLGSFQCLCPVGREGPRCELRAGPCPPRGCSNGGTCQLMPGKDSTFHLCLCPPGFIGPDCEVNPDNCVSHQCQNGGTCQDGLDTYTCLCPETWTGWDCSEDVDECETQGAPHCRNGGTCQNSAGSFHCVCVSGWGGTSCEENLDDCIAATCAPGSTCIDRVGSFSCLCPPGRTGLLCHLEDMCLSQPCHGDAQCSTNPLTGSTLCLCQPGYSGPTCHQDLDECLMAQQGPSPCEHGGSCLNTPGSFNCLCPPGYTGSRCEADHNECLSQPCHPGSTCLDLLATFHCLCPPGLEGQLCEVETNECASAPCLNHADCHDLLNGFQCICLPGFAGTRCEEDINECRSSPCANGGQCQDQPGAFHCKCLPGFEGPRCQTEVDECLSDPCPVGASCLDLPRAFFCLCPSGFTGQLCEVPLCAPNLCQPKQICKDQKDKANCLCPDGSPGCAPPEDNCTCHHGHCQRSSCVCDVGWTGPECEAELGGCISAPCAHGGTCYPQASGYNCTCPTGYTGPTCSEEMTACHSGPCLNGGSCNPSPGGYYCTCPPSHTGTQCQTSTDYCVSAPCFNGGTCVNRPGTFSCLCAMGFQGPRCEGKIRPSCADSPCRNRATCQDSPQGPRCLCPTGYTGGSCQTLMDLCAQKPCPRNSHCLQTGPSFHCLCLQGWTGPLCNLPLSSCQKAALSQGIDISSLCHNGGLCVDSGPSYFCRCPPGFQGSLCQDPVNPCESRPCQNGATCMAQPSGYLCQCAPGYDGQNCSKELDACQSQPCHNHGTCTPKPGGFHCACPPGFVGLRCEGDVDECLDQPCHPTGTAACHSLANAFYCQCLPGHTGQWCEVEIDPCHSQPCFHGGTCEATAGSPLGFICHCPKGFEGPTCSHRAPSCGLHHCHHGGLCLPSPKPGFPPRCACLSGYGGPDCLTPPAPKGCGPPSPCLYNGSCSETTGLGGPGFRCSCPHSSPGPRCQKPGAKGCEGRSGDGACDAGCSGPGGNWDGGDCSLGVPDPWKGCPSHSRCWLLFRDGQCHPQCDSEECLFDGYDCETPPACTPAYDQYCHDHFHNGHCEKGCNTAECGWDGGDCRPEDGDPEWGPSLALLVVLSPPALDQQLFALARVLSLTLRVGLWVRKDRDGRDMVYPYPGARAEEKLGGTRDPSYQERAAPQTQPLGKETDSLSAGFVVVMGVDLSRCGPDHPASRCPWDPGLLLRFLAAMAAVGALEPLLPGPLLAVHPHAGTAPPANRLPWPVLCSPVAGVILLALGALLVLQLIRRRRREHGALWLPPGFTRRPRTQSAPHRRRPPLGEDSIGLKALKPEAEVDEDGVVMCSGPEEGEEVRQAEETGPPSKCQLWSLSGGCGALPQAAMLTPPQESEMEAPDLDTRGPDGVTPLMSAVCCGEVESRTFQGAWLGCPEPWEPLLDGGACPQAHTVGTGETPLHLAARFSRPTAARRLIEAGANPNQPDRAGRTPLHAAVAADAREVCQLLLRSRQTAVDARTEDGTTPLMLAARLAVEDLVEELIAAQADVGARDKWGKTALHWAAAVNNARAARSLLQAGADKDAQDNREQTPLFLAAREGAVEVAQLLLGLGAARELRDQAGLAPADVARQRNHWDLLTLLEGAGPLEAHHKATPGREARPFPCARTASVSVPPHGGGALPRCRTLSAGAGPRGGGACLQARTWSVDLAARGGGAYSYCRSLSGVGAGGVPPPRGRRFSAGMRGPRPNPAIMRGRYGVAVGRGGRVSTDDWPCDWVALGACGSASNIPIPPPCLTPSPERGSPQLDCGPPAHQEMPKNQGGEGKK is encoded by the exons ATGCAGCCCCcttcactgctgctgctgctgctatgtGTCTCAGTGGTCATAACCAGAG GGCTGCTGTGTGGGAGTTTCCCAGAACCCTGTGCCAATGGAGGCACCTGCCTGAGCCTGTCTCTGGGACAAGGGACCTGCCA gTGTGCCCCTGGCTTCCTGGGTGAGACGTGCCAGTTTCCTGACCCCTGCCAGAACGCCCAGCTCTGCCAAAATGGAGGCAGCTGCCAAGCCCTGCTTCCCGCTCCCCTAGGGCTCCCCAGCTCTCCCTCTCCATTGACACCCAGCTTCTTGTGCACTTGCCTCCCTGGCTTCACTGGTGAGAGATGCCAGGCCCAGCTTGAAGGCCCTTGTCCTCCCTCCTTCTGTTCCAAAAGGGGCCGCTGCCACATCCAGGCCTCAGGCCGCCCACAGTGCTCCTGCATGCCTGGATGGACAG GTGAGCAATGCCAGCTTCGGGACTTCTGCTCAGCCAACCCATGTGTTAATGGAGGGGTGTGTCTGGCCACGTACCCCCAGATCCAGTGCCACTGCCCATCAGGCTTCGAGGGCCATGCCTGTGAACGTGATGTCAACGAGTGCTTCCAGGACCCAGGACCCTGCCCCAAAGGCACCTCCTGCCATAACACCCTGGGCTCCTTCCAGTGCCTCTGCCCTGTGGGGCGGGAGGGTCCACGTTGTGAGCTGCGGGCAGGACCCTGCCCTCCTAGGGGCTGTTCGAATGGGGGCACCTGCCAGCTGATGCCAGGGAAAGACTCCACCTTTcacctctgcctctgtcctccAG GTTTCATAGGCCCGGACTGTGAGGTGAATCCAGACAACTGTGTCAGCCACCAATGTCAGAATGGGGGCACTTGCCAGGATGGGCTGGACACCTACACCTGCCTCTGCCCAGAAACCTGGACAG GCTGGGATTGCTCCGAAGACGTGGATGAGTGTGAGACCCAGGGTGCCCCTCACTGCAGAAACGGGGGCACCTGCCAGAACTCTGCTGGGAGCTTTCACTGCGTGTGCGTGAGTGGCTGGGGGGGCACAAGCTGTGAGGAGAACCTGGATGACTGTATTGCTGCCACCTGTGCCCCGGGATCCACCTGCATTGACCGGGTGGgctctttctcctgcctctgcccacctGGACGCACAG GACTCCTGTGCCACTTGGAAGACATGTGTCTGAGCCAGCCGTGCCATGGGGATGCCCAGTGCAGCACCAACCCCCTCACAGGCTCCACACTCTGCCTGTGTCAGCCTGGCTATTCGGGGCCCACCTGCCACCAGGACCTGGACGAGTGTCTGATGG ccCAACAAGGTCCAAGTCCCTGTGAACATGGTGGTTCCTGCCTCAACACTCCTGGCTCCTTCAACTGCCTCTGTCCACCTGGCTACACGGGCTCCCGTTGTGAGGCTGATCACAATGAGtgcctctcccagccctgccacccaGGGAGCACCTGTCTGGACCTGCTTGCCACCTTTCACTGCCTCTGCCCACCAG GCTTAGAAGGGCAGCTCTGTGAGGTGGAGACCAACGAGTGTGCCTCAGCTCCCTGCCTGAACCACGCGGATTGCCATGACCTGCTCAACGGCTTCCAGTGCATCTGCCTGCCTG GATTCGCTGGCACCCGATGTGAGGAGGATATCAATGAGTGCAGAAGCTCTCCCTGTGCCAATGGTGGGCAGTGCCAGGACCAGCCTGGAGCCTTCCACTGCAAATGTCTCCCAG GCTTTGAAGGGCCACGCTGTCAAACAGAGGTGGATGAGTGCCTGAGTGACCCATGTCCCGTTGGAGCCAGCTGCCTTGATCTTCCAAGAGCCTTCTTTTGCCTCTGCCCCTCTGGTTTCACAG GCCAGCTCTGTGAGGTTCCCCTGTGTGCTCCCAACCTGTGCCAGCCCAAGCAGATATGTAAGGACCAGAAAGACAAGGCCAACTGCCTCTGTCCTGATGGAAGCCCTGGCTGTGCCCCACCTGAGGACAACTGCACCTGCCACCATGGGCACTGCCAGAG ATCCTCATGTGTGTGTGACGTGGGTTGGACGGGGCCAGAGTGTGAGGCAGAGCTAGGGGGCTGCATCTCTGCACCCTGTGCCCATGGGGGGACCTGCTACCCGCAGGCCTCTGGCTACAACTGCACCTGCCCTACAGGCTACACAG GACCCACCTGTAGTGAGGAGATGACAGCTTGTCACTCAGGGCCATGTCTCAATGGTGGCTCCTGCAACCCTAGCCCTGGAGGCTACTACTGCACCTGCCCTCCAAGCCACACAGGGACCCAGTGCCAAACCAGCACTGACTACTGTGTGTCTG CCCCGTGCTTCAATGGGGGTACCTGTGTGAACAGGCCTGGcaccttctcctgcctctgtgccATGGGCTTCCAGGGCCCGCGCTGTGAAGGAAAGATCCGCCCCAGCTGTGCAGACAG CCCCTGTAGGAATAGGGCAACCTGCCAGGACAGCCCTCAGGGTCCCCGCTGCCTCTGCCCCACTGGCTACACCGGAGGCAGCTGCCAG ACTCTGATGGACTTATGTGCCCAGAAGCCCTGCCCACGCAATTCCCACTGCCTCCAGACTGGGCCCTCCTTCCACTGCTTGTGCCTCCAGGGATGGACCGGGCCTCTCTGCAACCTTCCACTGTCCTCCTGCCAGAAGGCTGCGCTGAGCCAAG GCATAGACATCTCTTCGCTTTGCCACAATGGAGGCCTCTGTGTCGACAGCGGCCCCTCCTATTTCTGCCGCTGCCCCCCTGGATTCCAAGGCAGCCTGTGCCAGGATCCTGTGAACCCATGTGAGTCCAGGCCTTGCCAGAATGGTGCCACCTGCATGGCCCAGCCCAGTGGGTATCTCTGCCAG TGTGCCCCAGGCTACGATGGACAGAACTGCTCAAAGGAACTCGATGCCTGTCAGTCCCAACCCTGTCACAACCATGGAACTTGTACCCCCAAACCTGGAGGCTTCCACTGTGCCTGCCCTCCGGGCTTTGTGGGGCTACGCTGTGAGGGAGACGTGGATGAGTGTCTGGACCAGCCCTGCCACCCCACAGGCACTGCAGCCTGCCACTCTCTGGCCAATGCCTTCTACTGCCAGTGTCTGCCTGGACACACAG GCCAATGGTGTGAGGTGGAGATAGACCCCTGCCACAGCCAACCCTGCTTTCATGGAGGGACCTGTGAGGCCACAGCAGGATCACCCCTGGGTTTCATCTGCCACTGCCCCAAG GGTTTTGAAGGCCCCACCTGCAGCCACAGGGCCCCCTCCTGCGGCCTCCATCACTGCCACCACGGAGGCCTGTGTCTGCCCTCCCCTAAGCCAGGCTTCCCACCACGCTGTGCCTGCCTCAGTGGCTATGGGGGTCCTGACTGCCTGACCCCACCAGCTCCTAAAGGCTGTGGCCCTCCCTCCCCATGCCTATACAATGGCAGCTGCTCAGAGACCACGGGCTTGGGGGGCCCAGGCTTTCGATGCTCTTGCCCTCACAGCTCTCCAGGGCCCCGGTGTCAGAAACCCGGAGCCAAGGGGTGTGAGGGCAGAAGTGGAGATGGGGCCTGCGATGCTGGCTGCAGTGGCCCAGGAGGAAACTGGGATGGAGGGGACTGCTCTCTGGGAGTCCCAGACCCCTGGAAGGGCTGCCCCTCCCACTCTCGGTGCTGGCTTCTCTTCCGGGACGGGCAGTGCCACCCACAGTGTGACTCTGAAGAGTGTCTGTTTGATGGCTATGACTGTGAGACCCCTCCAGCCTGCAC TCCAGCCTATGACCAGTACTGCCACGATCACTTCCACAACGGGCACTGTGAGAAAGGCTGCAACACTGCAGAGTGTGGCTGGGATGGAGGTGACTGCAGGCCTGAAGATGGGGACCCAGAGTGGGGGCCCTCCCTGGCCCTGCTGGTGGTACTGAGCCCCCCAGCCCTTGACCAGCAGCTGTTTGCCCTGGCCCGGGTGCTGTCCCTGACTCTGAGGGTAGGACTCTGGGTAAGGAAGGATCGTGATGGCAGGGACATGGTGTACCCCTATCCTGGGGCCCGGGCTGAAGAAAAGCTAGGAGGAACTCGGGACCCCTCCTATCAGGAGAGAGCAGCCCCTCAAACGCAGCCCCTGGGCAAGGAGACCGACTCCCTCAGTGCTGG GTTTGTGGTGGTAATGGGTGTGGATTTGTCCCGCTGTGGCCCTGACCACCCGGCATCCCGCTGTCCCTGGGACCCTGGGCTTCTACTCCGCTTCCTTGCTGCGATGGCTGCAGTGGGAGCCCTGGAGCCCCTGCTGCCTGGACCACTGCTGGCTGTCCACCCTCATGCAGGGACCG CACCCCCTGCCAACCGGCTTCCCTGGCCTGTGCTGTGCTCCCCAGTGGCCGGGGTGATTCTCCTGGCCCTAGGGGCTCTTCTCGTCCTCCAGCTCATCCGGCGTCGACGCCGAGAGCATGGAGCTCTCTGGCTGCCCCCTGGTTTCACTCGACGGCCTCGGACTCAGTCAGCTCCCCACCGACGCCGGCCCCCACTGGGCGAGGACAGCATTGGTCTCAA GGCACTGAAGCCAGAGGCAGAAGTTGATGAGGATGGAGTTGTGATGTGCTCAGGCcctgaggagggagaggaggtgcGCCAG GCTGAAGAAACAGGCCCACCCTCCAAGTGCCAGCTCTGGTCTCTGAGTGGTGGCTGTGGGGCGCTCCCTCAGGCAGCCATGCTAACTCCTCCCCAGGAATCCGAGATGGAAGCCCCTGACCTGGACACCCGTGGACCTG ATGGGGTGACACCCCTGATGTCCGCAGTTTGCTGTGGGGAAGTAGAGTCCAGGACCTTCCAAGGGGCATGGTTGGGATGTCCTGAGCCCTGGGAACCTCTGCTGGATGGAGGGGCCTGTCCCCAGGCTCACACCGTGGGCACTGGGGAGACCCCCCTGCACCTGGCTGCCCGATTCTCCCGGCCAACCGCTGCCCGCCGCCTCATTGAGGCGGGAGCCAACCCCAACCAGCCAGACCGGGCAGGGCGCACACCCCTTCATGCTGCTGTGGCTGCTGATGCTCGGGAGGTCTGCCAG CTTCTGCTCCGTAGCAGACAAACTGCAGTGGACGCTCGCACAGAGGATGGGACCACACCCTTGATGCTGGCTGCCAGACTGGCGGTGGAAGACCTGGTTGAAGAACTGATTGCAGCCCAAGCAGACGTGGGGGCCAGAGATAAATGGG GGAAAACTGCGCTGCACTGGGCTGCTGCCGTGAACAACGCCCGAGCCGCCCGATCGCTTCTCCAGGCCGGAGCCGATAAAGACGCCCAGGACAACAGG GAGCAGACGCCGCTGTTCCTGGCGGCACGGGAAGGTGCAGTGGAAGTAGCCCAGCTGTTGTTGGGGCTGGGGGCAGCCCGAGAGCTGCGGGACCAGGCTGGGCTAGCGCCCGCGGACGTCGCTCGCCAACGTAACCACTGGGATCTGCTGACGCTGCTGGAAGGGGCGGGGCCACTAGAGGCCCATCACAAAGCCACGCCGGGCCGCGAGGCCCGGCCCTTCCCGTGCGCACGGACGGCGTCAGTAAGCGTGCCCCCGCATGGGGGCGGGGCTCTGCCGCGCTGCCGGACGCTGTCAGCCGGAGCAGGCCCTCGTGGGGGCGGAGCTTGTCTGCAGGCTCGGACTTGGTCCGTAGACTTGGCTGCGCGGGGGGGCGGGGCCTATTCTTATTGCCGGAGCCTCTCGGGAGTAGGAGCAGGAGGAGTCCCGCCCCCTCGCGGCCGTAGGTTTTCTGCAGGCATGCGCGGGCCTCGGCCCAACCCTGCGATAATGCGAGGAAGATACGGAGTGGCTGTAGGGCGCGGAGGCAGGGTCTCAACGGATGACTGGCCCTGTGATTGGGTGGCTCTGGGAGCTTGCGGTTCTGCCTCCAACATTCCGATCCCGCCTCCTTGCCTTACTCCGTCCCCGGAACGGGGATCCCCTCAACTTGACTGTGGTCCCCCAGCCCACCAAGAAATGCCCAAAAACCAAGGAGGAGAGggtaaaaaatag